From the genome of Palaemon carinicauda isolate YSFRI2023 chromosome 6, ASM3689809v2, whole genome shotgun sequence, one region includes:
- the LOC137643024 gene encoding uncharacterized protein, translating into MEDPARLRREYLLAVLQLQHDLIDLTLYQLRANKARRRRGERRRKNWVRPWIGRRHQFGIYDQLMVELRKEDHASFTNFVGMPPVMFDELLARVGPRIIKQHTFFRDPLEPGMKLALTLRHLASGNKYASMKFGWRVPHNTQSLVVREVCQAIIDEYLDEVLVCPSTPDGWRAIADKFFQRWNFPHTCGALDGKHVACRCPAKSGPQYFNYKGFYSIVLMALADADYKFIWADVGGTGSASDAQIYNDCELKECAEDGTLGFPDPEPLPSDNQDVPYFFIGDDAFALRSTMMKPYNLRGLTNEQRIFNYRLSRARRVVENAFGILVNRFQILLSTMQHHPSTVRLIVKACLILHNLMRTR; encoded by the coding sequence ATGGAGGATCCGGCAAGGCTGAGACGAGAATACCTACTAGCTGTTCTCCAACTTCAACATGACCTCATCGATTTGACACTTTACCAGTTGCGTGCCAATAAAGCCAGGAGAAGAAGAGGTGAACGGAGGAGAAAGAACTGGGTGAGACCATGGATCGGGAGGCGACATCAGTTTGGCATATATGACCAGCTTATGGTGGAACTCCGTAAGGAGGACCATGCATCCTTCACTAATTTCGTGGGTATGCCCCCAGTGATGTTCGACGAGCTGCTAGCCAGAGTGGGTCCAAGGATAATCAAGCAGCACACCTTCTTCAGGGATCCGCTTGAGCCGGGCATGAAGCTGGCCCTGACATTGCGTCACCTTGCCTCTGGGAACAAGTATGCCTCGATGAAGTTCGGATGGAGGGTTCCTCACAACACCCAGTCCCTAGTGGTCAGAGAAGTCTGTCAAGCTATTATTGACGAATATTTGGATGAGGTGTTGGTTTGCCCAAGTACACCTGATGGTTGGCGCGCCATAGCTGACAAGTTCTTCCAAAGATGGAACTTTCCCCATACATGTGGGGCACTTGATGGGAAGCACGTTGCCTGCCGCTGTCCTGCAAAGAGTGGGCCCCAATATTTCAACTACAAAGGATTCTACTCCATTGTTCTGATGGCGCTGGCAGATGCCGACTATAAATTCATTTGGGCAGATGTCGGTGGTACTGGATCAGCATCAGATGCGCAGATATACAATGACTGTGAGCTGAAGGAATGCGCTGAAGACGGTACCCTAGGATTCCCTGACCCTGAGCCTCTCCCCAGTGACAACCAGGATGTGCCCTACTTCTTCATCGGTGACGATGCCTTCGCCCTACGATCAACCATGATGAAGCCATACAACCTCAGGGGTCTGACGAATGAACAACGCATCTTCAACTACAGGCTTTCCCGAGCAAGGAGGGTAGTAGAAAATGCTTTCGGCATCCTTGTTAACAGATTCCAGATTCTGCTAAGCACCATGCAGCATCACCCCTCCACTGTCAGGCTCATTGTCAAAGCATGCTTGATCCTGCACAACCTCATGAGGACCAGGTAA